In Campylobacter concisus, one DNA window encodes the following:
- a CDS encoding RNA pyrophosphohydrolase, whose amino-acid sequence MQKKYRPNVAAVVLSSLYPFKCEILVAKRVDMDDIWQFPQGGIDEGESPKQALKRELKEEIGTDRIDILEEYPEWLSYDFPANAAKKFYPFDGQTQKYFLVRLKNGASINLKTEHPEFSEYKFVDFGRSLEGINHFKKPIYEKVLSYFKEKGYF is encoded by the coding sequence ATGCAAAAAAAATATAGACCAAACGTGGCAGCTGTTGTTTTGTCTAGCTTGTATCCATTTAAATGTGAAATTTTAGTCGCAAAAAGAGTGGATATGGACGATATCTGGCAGTTTCCTCAAGGTGGAATAGACGAAGGTGAGAGTCCAAAGCAGGCCTTAAAAAGGGAGCTTAAAGAAGAGATCGGAACTGATAGAATCGATATCTTAGAAGAGTATCCAGAGTGGCTAAGCTACGACTTTCCAGCAAATGCGGCAAAGAAATTTTATCCATTTGATGGACAGACACAAAAATATTTTTTGGTTAGACTTAAAAATGGTGCCAGCATAAATTTAAAGACAGAGCATCCAGAGTTTAGCGAGTATAAATTTGTAGATTTTGGTAGAAGTTTAGAGGGTATAAATCACTTTAAAAAGCCTATTTATGAAAAGGTTTTGAGTTATTTTAAAGAGAAAGGATATTTTTGA